In Lacrimispora indolis DSM 755, a genomic segment contains:
- a CDS encoding amino acid ABC transporter permease, translating into MLEKLRDDFYQNFIVDDRWKYITGGLQNTLKITFFAVLIGILLGFLVAIIRSTYENTGKLKILNGVCSVYLTVIRGTPVVVQLMIMYFVIFASTDPGQVPTAILAFGINSGAYVAEIFRSGISSIEKGQFEAGRSLGFNYAQTMWFIIMPQAFKNVVPTLANEFIVLLKETSVAGYIGLQDLTKGGDIIKSRTYSAFMPLIAVAVIYLVMVMVFSYLVKLLERRLHRSEH; encoded by the coding sequence ATGTTGGAAAAGCTAAGAGATGATTTTTATCAGAATTTTATCGTGGATGACCGTTGGAAATACATTACCGGCGGTTTGCAAAACACGTTGAAGATCACATTTTTTGCAGTTTTGATCGGTATTTTACTGGGATTTCTGGTTGCGATCATACGTTCAACCTATGAAAATACCGGCAAGCTGAAAATATTAAATGGGGTTTGCAGCGTTTACCTGACGGTGATCCGCGGTACGCCGGTGGTGGTGCAGCTTATGATCATGTATTTTGTCATTTTTGCATCCACTGATCCGGGTCAGGTGCCTACGGCCATCCTGGCATTTGGAATCAACTCTGGCGCCTATGTGGCGGAAATCTTCCGGAGCGGAATCAGTTCCATAGAAAAAGGGCAGTTTGAGGCGGGCCGCAGCCTGGGCTTTAATTACGCCCAGACCATGTGGTTCATCATCATGCCTCAGGCCTTTAAAAATGTAGTTCCTACTCTTGCCAATGAGTTCATTGTTCTGTTAAAAGAGACCTCTGTGGCAGGATACATAGGGCTGCAGGATTTGACAAAGGGCGGCGATATCATCAAAAGCCGTACCTATTCTGCGTTCATGCCTCTGATTGCAGTGGCCGTTATTTATCTGGTTATGGTTATGGTATTTTCATATCTCGTAAAATTGCTGGAGAGGAGGCTGCACAGAAGTGAGCATTAA
- a CDS encoding amino acid ABC transporter ATP-binding protein, whose protein sequence is MEDPLIQVQNLGKKFGDTEVLKDISVDIYKGDVVCVIGPSGSGKSTFLRCLNRLEEPTGGHILFEGVDIVDRKTDIDKHRQKMGMVFQQFNLFPHMTILKNLTLAPMKLQGRSKQEAETQALELLHKVGLADRAESYPNQLSGGQKQRIAIVRALCMNPDVMLFDEPTSALDPEMVGEVLNVMRGLAEERMTMVVVTHEMGFAKEVATRVMFMDGGYFLEENEPNEFFTNPQNDRLKLFLSKVL, encoded by the coding sequence ATGGAAGATCCCCTGATTCAGGTACAGAATCTGGGTAAGAAATTTGGCGACACAGAAGTGCTTAAGGACATATCCGTTGATATTTATAAAGGAGATGTGGTATGTGTCATCGGGCCTTCCGGTTCCGGAAAAAGTACGTTTCTCCGCTGCTTAAACCGTCTGGAGGAGCCTACAGGGGGACATATCCTGTTTGAAGGCGTGGACATTGTGGACAGGAAGACAGACATTGATAAGCACCGTCAGAAAATGGGTATGGTATTCCAGCAGTTTAATTTATTTCCCCACATGACCATTTTGAAGAATTTAACCCTTGCTCCCATGAAGCTTCAGGGGCGCAGTAAGCAGGAGGCGGAGACCCAGGCCTTGGAACTGCTTCATAAAGTAGGTCTTGCCGACCGGGCGGAATCCTATCCAAATCAGCTTTCCGGAGGTCAGAAGCAGCGAATTGCCATTGTCCGTGCCCTGTGCATGAATCCGGATGTGATGCTGTTTGACGAACCAACTTCAGCTCTTGATCCTGAGATGGTAGGAGAGGTGTTGAATGTTATGCGGGGACTGGCCGAGGAACGGATGACCATGGTGGTGGTCACTCATGAAATGGGCTTTGCCAAAGAAGTGGCGACCCGGGTCATGTTTATGGACGGCGGTTATTTCCTGGAGGAAAACGAACCGAATGAATTCTTTACCAACCCTCAAAATGACAGACTGAAGCTGTTTTTAAGCAAGGTGCTTTAA
- a CDS encoding GNAT family N-acetyltransferase yields MTIRPVRTDDSRNFLDMLKQLDKETSFMMLEPGERTTTVEDMEANIRSTVTSGSLTLILEDEERIAGFLSASRGSAARIRHRAYIVIGILKDYRGMGLGEKLFEELEKWAQEHHVTRLELTVMTHNEAAIHLYEKMGFQIEGTKKKSLLVNGIYVDEYYMGRIL; encoded by the coding sequence ATGACTATAAGACCGGTAAGAACAGACGATTCCCGAAATTTTTTAGATATGCTGAAACAACTTGATAAGGAAACAAGCTTTATGATGCTTGAGCCAGGTGAACGGACCACCACGGTTGAGGACATGGAAGCAAATATCAGAAGCACAGTCACTTCCGGCTCCCTGACATTGATCCTTGAGGATGAGGAACGCATTGCAGGCTTTTTATCCGCCTCAAGAGGTTCTGCGGCCAGAATCAGGCACAGGGCTTATATTGTGATCGGGATATTAAAGGATTACAGAGGAATGGGATTGGGAGAAAAGCTTTTTGAAGAGCTGGAAAAATGGGCGCAGGAACATCATGTCACAAGACTGGAATTAACGGTAATGACCCATAATGAAGCAGCAATACACTTATATGAGAAAATGGGATTTCAGATCGAAGGGACAAAGAAAAAATCCCTGCTGGTAAACGGGATCTATGTTGATGAATACTATATGGGCAGAATCCTTTAA
- a CDS encoding response regulator, giving the protein MYQTIIIEDDPIVASINRHYVELNKDMEVCGCFSNGQDALNYLEGHSVDLAITELYMPKMDGMELLREIRRQEKDLDVIVVSSVNDVKHVKKFLSLGIIDYLIKPFEYTRFNHALEKFTKNQELLKPRNFSQSQLDKLFHFSSLLQAEEGSKGIQEATLNSILDYMKMHQPNPMTSEKIAKAVQLSSVTVRRYMNYLLEKQRVVSDIDYNTGGRPGVVYHYIMEEDSLAE; this is encoded by the coding sequence ATGTATCAAACAATCATCATAGAAGATGACCCTATCGTTGCTTCTATTAATCGCCACTATGTGGAATTAAACAAAGATATGGAAGTGTGTGGTTGTTTTTCCAACGGACAGGATGCTCTTAACTATCTGGAGGGGCATTCCGTGGATTTGGCCATTACGGAACTGTATATGCCGAAAATGGATGGAATGGAACTTTTACGGGAGATTCGGAGACAGGAGAAGGATCTGGATGTCATAGTAGTAAGTTCCGTCAATGATGTGAAGCATGTGAAGAAGTTTCTTTCTCTTGGAATTATTGATTATCTGATAAAACCATTTGAATATACCAGATTTAACCATGCTTTGGAAAAGTTCACAAAAAACCAGGAACTGCTGAAGCCCCGCAATTTCTCCCAGTCCCAGCTGGATAAGCTTTTTCACTTTTCTTCTCTGCTCCAGGCAGAAGAAGGCAGCAAGGGAATCCAGGAAGCTACTTTAAACAGCATATTGGATTATATGAAAATGCACCAGCCAAATCCAATGACAAGCGAAAAAATCGCCAAAGCTGTCCAGCTGTCCAGTGTGACGGTCAGAAGGTACATGAACTATCTGCTGGAAAAACAGAGGGTAGTCAGTGACATTGATTATAATACAGGAGGAAGGCCTGGTGTTGTCTATCACTACATAATGGAAGAAGACAGCCTGGCAGAGTGA
- a CDS encoding MIP/aquaporin family protein, which yields MLIYLAEFLGTMIMILLGEGVVANVNLDKTGMKGAGPVQITIAWGLAVMIPAFIFGAASGSHFNPAITIALAADGSLPWDLVPGYVTAQFAGAFAGAVLVYLLFKDQFDATENQATKLGVFCTSPAIPNKARNLLSETIGTFVLVFAIKGIGQAGDVPAGVNNLLVFGIIVSIGMSLGGLTGYAINPARDLGPRLAHAVLPIKDKGSSNWSYAPIVIFGPLAGALAAVLLYSAIPWA from the coding sequence ATGTTAATATATTTAGCAGAATTCTTAGGAACTATGATTATGATTTTGCTTGGAGAAGGCGTGGTCGCCAATGTTAACCTGGATAAGACCGGTATGAAGGGAGCTGGCCCCGTCCAGATCACCATTGCATGGGGGCTGGCTGTTATGATTCCCGCATTTATCTTTGGAGCAGCTTCCGGTTCTCATTTTAATCCGGCTATTACCATTGCCCTGGCTGCAGACGGAAGCCTTCCATGGGACCTTGTTCCGGGATATGTGACCGCACAGTTTGCGGGAGCATTTGCCGGTGCTGTCCTGGTTTATTTACTGTTTAAAGATCAGTTTGACGCAACGGAAAACCAGGCCACTAAATTGGGAGTGTTCTGCACTTCGCCTGCGATTCCCAACAAAGCCCGCAACCTTTTAAGCGAAACCATCGGGACCTTTGTCCTGGTATTTGCCATTAAAGGCATCGGACAGGCAGGAGATGTTCCTGCGGGAGTCAATAACCTTCTGGTGTTTGGAATCATCGTTTCCATCGGTATGTCCCTTGGAGGCTTAACCGGATACGCCATCAATCCTGCCAGAGACTTAGGCCCCCGCCTTGCTCACGCAGTTCTTCCCATCAAGGATAAAGGCAGTTCCAACTGGAGCTATGCTCCTATTGTGATTTTCGGCCCCCTGGCCGGCGCCCTTGCTGCAGTTCTTCTCTACAGCGCAATCCCCTGGGCATAA
- the glpK gene encoding glycerol kinase GlpK encodes MANYVMALDAGTTSNRCILFNEKGEICSVAQKEFTQYFPKPGWVEHDANEIWSTQLGVAVEAMSKIGASAEDISAIGITNQRETTIVWDKETGDPVYHAIVWQCRRTSEYCDSLKEKGLVGTFRSKTGLVIDAYFSATKLKWILDNVEGVRERAERGELLFGTVETWLIWKLTKGRVHVTDYSNASRTMMFNINTLEWDNDILSELDIPGSLLPQVKPSSCIYGESESQFFGGPIPVSGAAGDQQAALFGQTCFTPGEAKNTYGTGCFLLMNTGEKPVFSSNGLVTTIAWGLDGKVEYALEGSIFVAGAAVQWLRDELKFIDSAQDSEYMARKVKDTNGCYVVPAFTGLGAPHWDQYARGTVVGITRGVNKYHIIRATLDSLAYQVNDVLQAMRSDSGIKLASLKVDGGASANNYLMQTQADIINAPVNRPQCVETTAMGAAYLAGLAVGYWANKEEVIKNWAIDRTFEPGISGEERAKRISGWNRAVKYSFDWAKEN; translated from the coding sequence ATGGCAAACTATGTAATGGCATTGGATGCGGGCACAACAAGTAACCGGTGTATTCTGTTCAATGAAAAAGGGGAAATCTGCAGTGTTGCTCAAAAGGAATTCACCCAGTATTTTCCAAAACCAGGCTGGGTAGAGCACGATGCAAATGAGATTTGGTCCACGCAATTGGGGGTTGCAGTGGAAGCCATGTCCAAAATAGGAGCTTCTGCAGAAGATATTTCTGCAATCGGCATTACCAACCAGAGGGAAACCACGATTGTATGGGATAAAGAAACAGGTGATCCCGTCTATCACGCAATCGTATGGCAATGCCGCAGAACTTCTGAATACTGTGACTCCTTAAAAGAAAAGGGGTTGGTCGGCACCTTCCGTTCCAAAACCGGCCTGGTCATTGACGCTTATTTTTCCGCTACAAAATTAAAATGGATCCTGGACAACGTAGAGGGAGTAAGAGAACGGGCCGAAAGAGGAGAACTCCTATTCGGAACCGTAGAAACATGGCTGATCTGGAAGCTGACAAAAGGACGGGTTCACGTAACCGATTACTCCAACGCTTCCCGGACCATGATGTTTAATATCAATACCTTAGAGTGGGACAATGACATCCTTTCAGAACTTGACATTCCAGGTTCCCTGCTTCCCCAGGTAAAGCCTTCAAGCTGTATATACGGAGAATCGGAATCTCAATTCTTTGGCGGCCCTATTCCGGTCAGCGGCGCTGCTGGGGACCAGCAGGCAGCACTTTTCGGGCAGACCTGCTTTACCCCCGGTGAAGCTAAAAATACATATGGAACCGGATGCTTCTTGCTGATGAATACAGGAGAAAAGCCTGTTTTCTCCAGCAACGGCCTGGTGACTACCATTGCCTGGGGGCTGGATGGAAAAGTTGAATATGCCCTGGAGGGCTCCATCTTTGTAGCAGGAGCCGCAGTCCAGTGGCTTCGGGATGAACTGAAATTCATTGATTCCGCTCAGGATTCCGAATATATGGCCCGCAAGGTAAAGGACACCAACGGATGTTACGTCGTTCCTGCTTTTACAGGACTGGGAGCTCCCCACTGGGATCAGTACGCCAGAGGCACTGTGGTGGGAATTACCCGGGGAGTAAACAAGTACCACATCATCCGAGCCACCTTAGATTCCCTGGCCTATCAGGTAAATGACGTGCTCCAGGCAATGAGGTCGGATTCCGGAATCAAGCTGGCATCACTTAAGGTTGACGGAGGCGCCAGTGCCAACAATTATCTCATGCAGACACAGGCAGATATCATAAACGCACCTGTAAACCGTCCTCAATGCGTGGAGACTACTGCTATGGGAGCTGCCTATCTGGCAGGTCTGGCAGTGGGATATTGGGCAAATAAGGAAGAGGTCATAAAGAACTGGGCCATTGACAGAACCTTTGAACCTGGTATCAGCGGGGAAGAACGGGCAAAAAGAATCAGCGGCTGGAACAGGGCTGTGAAATATTCCTTTGATTGGGCAAAAGAAAATTAA
- a CDS encoding Ldh family oxidoreductase encodes MGSKTNIVDWKTITDFVVEAFKGYGIPEEDAKICADVLLESDKRGIESHGVNRFKPIYLDRIKAGIQNPVTNFEVVKETKTTAVVDGHDGMGQVIGVKSMNMAIEKAKEYGMGMVVARNSTHYGIAGYYATMASQAGCIGITGTNARPSIAPTFGVENMLGTNPLTFGMPTDEEFPFVLDCATSITQRGKIEYYSRIGKSTPSGMVIGRDGQPQTDSDQILADLNTGKAALAPLGGIGEELAGYKGYGYATVVEILSAALQQGNFLRALTGIGEEGEKVPFHLGHFFIAIDTEAFMGLDSFKKTCGDILRDLRGSVKAPGEDRIYTAGEKEYLVWLERKNSGVPINEAVQKELIKIRDELGLTQYRFPFE; translated from the coding sequence ATGGGAAGCAAAACAAACATTGTGGATTGGAAGACAATTACAGATTTTGTGGTGGAGGCGTTCAAGGGGTATGGGATTCCGGAAGAAGACGCGAAAATCTGTGCAGATGTATTGCTGGAGTCTGACAAGCGGGGAATTGAATCTCATGGAGTCAATCGTTTTAAGCCCATATATCTGGACCGCATCAAAGCGGGAATCCAGAATCCGGTCACAAATTTTGAAGTAGTAAAGGAAACAAAAACTACGGCGGTTGTGGACGGACACGACGGCATGGGTCAGGTAATCGGTGTAAAATCCATGAATATGGCCATTGAGAAGGCCAAAGAATACGGCATGGGCATGGTGGTTGCCCGCAATTCCACCCACTACGGCATTGCAGGCTACTATGCGACCATGGCTTCCCAGGCAGGGTGTATCGGTATTACAGGAACCAACGCAAGGCCTTCCATTGCTCCTACCTTTGGTGTGGAAAACATGCTGGGAACCAATCCTCTTACCTTTGGAATGCCTACTGATGAGGAATTCCCCTTTGTGCTGGACTGTGCTACTTCCATTACCCAAAGAGGCAAAATCGAATACTATTCCCGTATCGGCAAATCCACTCCTTCCGGTATGGTAATCGGGCGGGACGGGCAGCCCCAGACGGATTCAGACCAGATCCTCGCTGACTTGAATACAGGTAAAGCGGCCCTTGCACCTCTGGGCGGAATCGGTGAAGAACTGGCAGGCTACAAGGGATACGGCTATGCCACTGTGGTTGAAATTCTTTCCGCTGCTTTGCAGCAGGGAAATTTCTTAAGAGCCTTAACCGGCATTGGAGAAGAAGGAGAAAAGGTTCCCTTCCACTTAGGCCACTTCTTTATTGCCATTGATACGGAAGCCTTTATGGGCCTGGATTCCTTTAAAAAGACCTGCGGCGATATTCTCCGGGATCTTCGCGGCTCTGTCAAAGCACCTGGAGAAGACCGCATTTATACGGCAGGTGAGAAGGAATACCTGGTATGGCTGGAGCGTAAAAACAGCGGAGTGCCGATCAATGAGGCAGTACAGAAAGAGCTTATTAAAATCAGGGATGAATTGGGACTCACCCAGTATCGTTTCCCTTTTGAATAA
- the hemA gene encoding glutamyl-tRNA reductase — MSVSHKKASVNIRERFAFSEKEKTEFMKRLMKKEAVTGVVVLCTCNRSEIYVSGTKQAMGELQREAADFKGIRLEELLKYLNIYSGESAIGHLFKVACGFDSMVLGEDEILGQVKEAYQASKDQGSADYEMNVLFQRAVTCAKRIKTDTNLSRTPLSVATLVANEVFRFEKEDGDKHVMVIGMTGKMGNTITKNILSKPGIQVTGTVRSHNSGLMLEVKEDRVRVVDYKDRYQYMDEMDIVISATLGPHYTVTCKELSEQVNPGKKRLFIDVAVPVDMDPEIGEMEGLTLYDIDYFETLSKNNTEIKLKELDRAKVIMEEELDGAIKEVLFHPYIRRMKELREVFSGKPLDTLLYEVRDHVSSEELKVVLKTLDGLEHWIKEG, encoded by the coding sequence ATGAGTGTAAGCCATAAAAAGGCCTCTGTGAATATCCGGGAACGGTTTGCCTTCAGTGAAAAAGAAAAGACAGAATTTATGAAACGGCTGATGAAGAAGGAAGCGGTGACCGGTGTGGTCGTACTTTGTACCTGCAACCGCAGTGAGATTTACGTTTCAGGAACAAAGCAGGCCATGGGAGAACTGCAGCGGGAGGCGGCTGATTTTAAGGGGATCCGCCTGGAGGAGCTGCTGAAATACTTAAATATTTACAGCGGGGAAAGCGCCATCGGACATCTGTTTAAGGTAGCCTGCGGATTTGATTCCATGGTTTTGGGAGAGGATGAGATTTTAGGGCAGGTAAAGGAGGCTTATCAGGCTTCTAAGGATCAGGGATCGGCGGATTATGAAATGAATGTGCTGTTCCAAAGGGCGGTGACCTGTGCCAAACGGATCAAGACGGATACCAATTTATCCAGAACACCTCTTTCCGTTGCGACCCTTGTGGCCAATGAGGTATTCCGCTTTGAAAAAGAAGACGGGGATAAGCATGTGATGGTGATCGGTATGACCGGCAAGATGGGCAATACCATAACAAAAAATATTTTAAGCAAGCCTGGCATCCAGGTCACCGGCACGGTCAGAAGCCATAATTCCGGTTTGATGCTGGAGGTGAAAGAGGACCGGGTGCGGGTCGTGGATTACAAGGACCGCTATCAGTACATGGATGAAATGGATATTGTCATCAGTGCCACCCTGGGGCCTCATTATACCGTAACATGTAAAGAATTGTCGGAACAGGTGAATCCGGGAAAAAAACGGCTGTTCATAGATGTGGCAGTTCCTGTGGATATGGACCCGGAGATCGGGGAAATGGAAGGGCTGACCCTTTACGATATTGATTATTTTGAAACACTTTCAAAGAATAACACGGAAATAAAGCTAAAGGAACTGGACAGGGCAAAGGTGATCATGGAAGAGGAACTGGATGGGGCCATTAAAGAAGTGTTATTCCATCCATATATCCGGAGAATGAAAGAGCTTCGGGAAGTATTTTCCGGAAAACCTCTGGACACGCTTTTGTATGAGGTCAGGGACCACGTTTCCAGCGAGGAGCTGAAGGTGGTGCTTAAAACTCTGGATGGCCTGGAACACTGGATTAAGGAGGGATGA
- a CDS encoding precorrin-2 dehydrogenase/sirohydrochlorin ferrochelatase family protein, producing MAYFPFFVDIEGKKCLIAGGGAVAFRKAAALMEYGPDIVVVAPRVSLKMEELAKKSGGRLTWKCRKFEESDLDDSDFVIAGTSDAELNRQISIWCRERKIPVNVADVQEECSFIFPALIKDEDITVGISTGGNSPVLARYLKNKFKNVIPKGSGCLAKQLGSYRDMVRERVDSQPVRRSIFKAMAEEGIRQGGFTREQAEELIERKLAEHEK from the coding sequence GTGGCCTATTTCCCGTTTTTTGTTGATATTGAAGGAAAAAAATGCCTCATAGCAGGGGGAGGAGCGGTCGCTTTCCGGAAGGCCGCGGCATTGATGGAGTATGGCCCGGATATAGTGGTCGTGGCTCCCCGGGTAAGTCTTAAGATGGAGGAGCTTGCAAAGAAAAGCGGGGGAAGGCTCACATGGAAATGCCGGAAATTTGAAGAATCAGATTTGGATGATTCGGATTTTGTGATAGCCGGAACCTCAGATGCAGAGTTAAACAGGCAGATATCCATCTGGTGCAGGGAGCGGAAGATTCCGGTCAATGTGGCGGATGTGCAGGAAGAATGCAGTTTTATTTTCCCGGCACTCATTAAGGATGAGGATATCACGGTGGGAATATCCACGGGAGGAAATTCTCCGGTCCTTGCCCGGTATTTAAAAAATAAGTTTAAAAACGTCATTCCCAAAGGATCTGGCTGCCTGGCAAAGCAGCTTGGCTCATACCGGGACATGGTCAGGGAAAGGGTCGATTCCCAGCCTGTCAGAAGGTCAATATTCAAAGCCATGGCAGAAGAAGGAATCCGTCAGGGAG